In Acidobacteriota bacterium, the sequence CTGGCGGCGTTCATGCGCCTGATCCTGCCGGCCTTCCCCGGGTGAAGCCCAGACGCCCCGACCCCGCCCTCACCGCCGGCATCCGCCCACCTGACATCGCCCGGTCCTCCCCACCCCTGAACTGGCACGCACGTTGAAGTTGTTCAGTCAGAACGGCTTATTTGCCGCTCTTGACGCTCGATTGTTTCCTCTTGGGATGACTTTATGTTGTCTTCAGGGAGATATTTAAACAACCGGCGGGCCCTCTTTGGCGATGTCGCCATCGTCGTGTTCCTGATCTGTCAGGTGCTCGATGGCGCCTTCACCTACATCGGGGTCCAGCAGTACGGTCGCGCCATCGAAGCCAACCCGCTGCTCTCGTGGTTGATGGCGACAATGGGTGACGGCGCGGCGCTCGCCACGGCCAAGGCCGTGGCCACGGTCCTCGGCGGCTTCCTCCACCTCGCGGCCGTCCACTCGATCGTCGCCGCACTGACCGGGCTCTACCTGGCGGCCGCGGTGCTGCCCTGGGTGCATCTGCTCTTCCTGATGTCGTGACGCACGAGTGAGGCGCCGGGGCGCGGGCGAGACTCGCGACGAGACGGCGGGGCCGACTGAGACCCGGGCGAGGGCAGCCGTGCACCCTTTCGAGGAACCCGCGGGTCGCCCCTGCCGTCGAACGGGGTGACGATGGCCCGTCGAACCAGCCGCGCGACGTCGCGCCCCTCCGAGTTCTTCGCGACCTACACCCGCGACGTCACGGCCGAGGACCTGCAGCGTCTCTTCACGCACGACGCCCGCGACGCGTACCGGTTCTTCTCTCGCGGCATCGATCGGCAGGCCCTCGACAGGCTGCCCTGGCATCGTCGGCTGCCCGCGCACCTGCGCCTGCTCTTTCTCGGCTTCACCCTGAAGCTCTCGCCGGCCCGACGCGTCATCTACGGCATCGCCCTCCTGGCGGCTGCGCTCGGCCTGCTCGAGTTGTTCACTGGGTTCGGATGGCTGCGCCTGCCGGCCGGCATCGTCGTGGTCCCGGTCGTGGTACCGCGCTGGGAGGACGGCACGATCCTGTTGCTCACCGGCTTCGTCCTGATGAACCTGCTGGTGCTGCTCGAGGTAGCCGACCGGCTGTCGCTCAAGAACGACCTCGAAATTGCCCGCGAGATCCAGCTCGCGATGCTGCCGCACGCAACCTACCGGGCGCCGGGGCTCGAGACGCACGGGGAGACCAAGCCCGCAAACACGGTTGGCGGGGATTTCTACGAGATCCTGCCGCTCGACGACGGGCGGGTCGTCGTGGCGGTCGGGGACGTCGCGGGCAAGGGCAGCCCGGCCGCGCTCCTGATGGCCCTGCTGCTCGCCATGTTGCGCACGCTGCTCGACGAAGGCCTCGAACCCCCGGAACTCATCGATCGGCTCAACTGGCAGATCGTGCGCCACGCGCCGAGGTCACGGTTCGTCACGCTCTACCTGGCCGTGTACACACCGTCCACGGGACGCCTCGTGTATGTCAACGCCGGGCACCTGCCGCCGCTCGTCCGGCGCGCAGCCGGCAGCTTCGGCACGCTCGAGGGCGCGGAACCTGCCCTCGGACTGTCGGACGCGACCCGCTACGTGGCTCGCGAGGCGACTCTCGAGCAGGGCGACCTCCTGGTGCTGTACAGTGATGGCATCACGGAGGCGGAGGATCCGGACGGGCGTCCGTTCGACGAAGCCGGCCTCGAGCAGACGATTGAATCGCGTCGGGATGCCACCGCCCCCGATCTGTGCCAGGCGGTCCTGGCGGCGGTCGCCTCGCACGTTCGCGACAAGCGGTTCGCCGACGATCTGACGGTCCTGGCGCTTCGCCGCCTCCCGCCGATTCCCGTGACCGCCGGCTGAACGCCGGCGTCATCCCCTGTGATGGCGCACAAGCTGTGGCCCGTCGTGATCGCGTGGCTCGCGCTCGGAGTCGCGGCACCGGCCGCGGTGCGCGCGCAGGCCGCCCCCGACACCTCGCTCGACGCCTTCGTCCTCGCCCTCGAAGCGGCGCTCCAATCGGGGAGCACCGAGGCCTACCGGAGCCTGGTGTCGACCAGTCTCTCCGAGGACACAGCCGCGGCGTTCGCTGACGACCTCGTGCATCCCGACACGACCCGGGCGGTCGTGCGGGAGCGCG encodes:
- a CDS encoding SpoIIE family protein phosphatase, producing MARRTSRATSRPSEFFATYTRDVTAEDLQRLFTHDARDAYRFFSRGIDRQALDRLPWHRRLPAHLRLLFLGFTLKLSPARRVIYGIALLAAALGLLELFTGFGWLRLPAGIVVVPVVVPRWEDGTILLLTGFVLMNLLVLLEVADRLSLKNDLEIAREIQLAMLPHATYRAPGLETHGETKPANTVGGDFYEILPLDDGRVVVAVGDVAGKGSPAALLMALLLAMLRTLLDEGLEPPELIDRLNWQIVRHAPRSRFVTLYLAVYTPSTGRLVYVNAGHLPPLVRRAAGSFGTLEGAEPALGLSDATRYVAREATLEQGDLLVLYSDGITEAEDPDGRPFDEAGLEQTIESRRDATAPDLCQAVLAAVASHVRDKRFADDLTVLALRRLPPIPVTAG